Proteins encoded within one genomic window of Leptolyngbya sp. SIO1E4:
- a CDS encoding DUF1822 family protein produces the protein MSNAQEPQDFEFDPLQSTTVTLSPAAVDWAVRMGQLETTVAYQWPSFLRAMALRGFQAWVEAGALDVAVYYDTEQTPPAGITCRVGDFRLCLIAQGNLSDEVVRIPRGTLDDPDNFAHLYVLVDVQEEEDRVTILSGLRRDLVLADHPTAERSLNADDTYTVPVQLFNTPPEQLRLYLNCLNPARLTARVNADAESLLPTVASTALLSNVGGELINVGRWLRDQIGEVADRLAWTLLPPLAQREAAMAFRSPVEEIEEILMEMPPTVTVPPHARGAYTDCQSWGLPFRLYALTWTVFETDVPEWSLLLCLGPSGGNQLPPGIQLKIRDRTSVLVEQTLAPNSESTYLYGQVVGTWDEQFVATIELPNGTVLNWPPFGFQPDA, from the coding sequence ATGAGTAACGCCCAAGAGCCACAAGACTTCGAATTCGACCCCTTACAGTCAACCACTGTCACGCTTTCTCCCGCAGCGGTAGACTGGGCCGTTCGGATGGGACAACTAGAAACAACGGTGGCCTACCAGTGGCCAAGTTTTCTCAGAGCGATGGCTCTCAGAGGATTTCAAGCATGGGTTGAAGCTGGCGCTCTAGATGTTGCCGTGTACTACGATACTGAGCAAACCCCGCCAGCTGGGATTACCTGCCGCGTCGGTGATTTCCGCCTCTGTTTAATTGCCCAGGGCAACCTGAGCGATGAGGTGGTGCGAATTCCTCGGGGGACGCTCGATGACCCGGACAATTTTGCCCACCTTTATGTGCTTGTGGATGTGCAGGAAGAGGAGGATCGAGTCACGATTCTGAGTGGTCTCCGTCGCGATCTCGTGTTGGCTGATCACCCCACCGCTGAGCGATCGCTCAACGCAGATGACACCTATACTGTGCCGGTGCAACTATTCAACACCCCGCCCGAGCAGCTGCGGCTCTATCTCAATTGCCTGAATCCAGCCAGGCTGACGGCGAGGGTTAACGCAGACGCCGAATCACTATTGCCTACTGTCGCCTCAACAGCGTTACTGTCTAACGTGGGGGGTGAGCTGATCAATGTCGGGCGCTGGTTGCGTGACCAAATCGGAGAAGTGGCCGATCGTCTGGCTTGGACGCTCTTACCGCCCCTGGCCCAGAGGGAAGCTGCGATGGCCTTCCGCAGCCCAGTGGAAGAAATCGAAGAGATTTTGATGGAAATGCCGCCAACCGTCACGGTGCCCCCCCACGCCAGAGGTGCCTATACCGATTGTCAGTCATGGGGGTTGCCGTTTCGACTCTATGCCCTCACCTGGACTGTCTTTGAAACGGATGTGCCGGAGTGGTCTCTCCTGTTGTGTTTAGGCCCCAGTGGCGGCAACCAGCTGCCCCCTGGCATTCAATTAAAGATTCGCGATCGCACTTCAGTCCTCGTCGAGCAAACCCTCGCGCCCAATTCTGAATCGACCTACTTGTATGGCCAAGTTGTCGGTACATGGGATGAACAGTTTGTGGCCACCATCGAACTGCCAAATGGAACGGTGCTGAATTGGCCCCCGTTTGGGTTTCAGCCCGATGCGTAG